In Meriones unguiculatus strain TT.TT164.6M chromosome 17, Bangor_MerUng_6.1, whole genome shotgun sequence, a single window of DNA contains:
- the LOC110543763 gene encoding olfactory receptor 5H19-like, with protein sequence MEIGNATLLIKFVLTGLAHLPQWKIPLFLLFMVIYLITIVGNLGLITLIWNDPHLHIPMYLFLGSLAFVDTWLSSTVTPKMLLDIFAKSKVISFSECMIQFFSFAVSATTECFLLAAMAYDRYAAICKPLLYPVIMTNKLCVRLLILSFVGGFIHALIHEGFLFRLTFCNSNVIHHFYCDVMPLLKISCSDPSLNYLMLFIFSGSIQVLPITTILVSYTLVLFSVLKQKSIKGIKKAFSTCGAHLLSVSLYYGPLLFMYVRPSSPHVNDQDMMDSVFYTVVIPVLNPIIYSLRNKQVKNSVERFLKRNT encoded by the coding sequence ATGGAAATAGGAAATGCAACACTGCTGATAAAGTTTGTTCTCACAGGACTCGCTCATCTGCCACAGTGGAAAATTCCCCTGTTCCTGCTGTTCATGGTCATCTATCTCATCACCATTGTGGGGAACCTTGGTCTGATCACTCTCATCTGGAATGACCCTCACCTTCACATTCCTATGTACTTATTTCTTGGGAGTTTAGCCTTTGTGGATACTTGGTTATCATCTACAGTGACTCCAAAGATGCTGCTAGACATTTTTGCCAAGAGTAAAGTGATCTCTTTCTCTGAATGCATGATACAGTTTTTTTCATTTGCAGTGAGTGCAACCACAGAATGTTTTCTCTTGGCAGCAATGGCCTATGATCGCTATGCGGCCATCTGTAAACCTTTGCTCTACCCAGTGATCATGACAAATAAACTCTGTGTACGACTTTTAATATTGTCCTTTGTAGGTGGATTTATTCATGCTTTAATCCATGAAGGCTTTTTATTCAGACTAACTTTCTGCAATTCTAACGTAATACATCACTTTTATTGTGATGTTATGCCACTGTTAAAGATTTCCTGTAGTGACCCTTCTCTCAATTACCtgatgctttttattttctctggctCAATTCAGGTACTCCCCATTACAACGATTCTTGTCTCTTATACGCTTGTTCTGTTTTCAGTCTTAAAGCAGAAATCTATCAAGGGCATAAAGAAAGCCTTTTCCACCTGTGGAGCCCACCTCCTATCTGTGTCTTTATACTATGGCCCTCTTCTTTTCATGTATGTTCGTCCTTCCTCTCCACATGTAAATGATCAAGATATGATGGACTCTGTATTTTACACTGTTGTAATTCCTGTACTGAATCCAATTATCTATAGTTTAAGaaacaagcaagtaaaaaatTCAGTGgaaagatttttaaagagaaatactTAG
- the LOC110543705 gene encoding olfactory receptor 5H2-like, translating to MKNSTLLTDFVLTGLTDRPGLQLPLFLLFLVIYLITIAGNLGLITLIWNDTHLHIPMYFFLGHLAFVDACLSSTVTPKMLLNFLQMSKMISFSECMIQFFSFAVFVTTECFLLAAMAYDRYVAICKPLLYPMIMTKRLCMCLLALSFVGGILHATIHEGFLFLLTFCNSNIVRHFYCDIIPLLKISCTDSTLNFQLVFVLAGLIQAFTIVIVLVSYTLVLFTVLQKKSVQGIRKAFSTCGAHLLSVSLYYGPLLFMYVLPPSQEANDQDIIDSVLYTVIIPVLNPIIYSLRNKQVMDSLKKMLKKKA from the coding sequence atgaaaaattcaaCTTTGCTGACAGATTTTGTTCTTACGGGGCTCACAGACCGTCCAGGCCTCCAGCTGCCCCTCTTCTTGCTATTCCTTGTGATCTATCTCATCACTATTGCTGGGAACCTTGGTCTGATCACTCTCATCTGGAATGACACTCACTTACATATCCCCATGTACTTCTTTCTTGGTCATCTGGCCTTTGTGGATGCTTGCTTATCATCTACAGTGACACCAAAGATGTTACTCAACTTCTTACAGATGAGTAAGATGATTTCCTTCTCTGAATGCATGatacaatttttttcctttgcagtcTTTGTTACTACAGAATGCTTCCTGTTGGCAGCTATGGCTTATGATCGCTATGTAGCCATATGTAAACCCTTACTTTATCCAATGATTATGACTAAAAGATTATGCATGTGTCTATTAGCCCTATCTTTTGTAGGTGGAATTCTTCATGCTACAATACACGAgggctttttatttctattaaccTTCTGCAATTCCAATATAGTACGTCACTTTTACTGTGATATTATTCCATTGTTGAAGATTTCATGTACTGATTCTACTCTGAATTTTCAACTGGTATTTGTTTTGGCTGGTTTAATTCAAGCATTTACCATTGTGATTGTTCTTGTGTCATATACGCTAGTGCTGTTCACAGTTTTGCAAAAGAAGTCTGTCCAGGGCATAAGGAAGGCTTTCTCAACCTGTGGTGCTCATCTCTTATCTGTGTCATTATACTATGGGCCTCTTCTTTTCATGTATGTACTCCCTCCTTCTCAAGAAGCAAATGACCAAGATATCATAGATTCTGTGCTTTACACAGTCATAATTCCTGTGTTAAATCCAATTATCTATAGCCTGAGAAACAAGCAAGTCATGGATTccctgaaaaaaatgttaaagaaaaaggCATAG